TTCCTAATAGACACTCTACTTTTAGTGTGTTTAATTTGAAATGATAATTACGCACACTATTTTCGTTTGAAAACATGTAATTCTATTTCAGTTCTTCAACGCAAGAATACCTACGTGCTACATAtatattgcaaaaaaaaaaaaaaaatcaaattaatcaaaataattaatttatttattgggtCAAGAAATACTTATTTGATACTCATAAAAACTATAATTAGGTTAATTAAAATAGTTACTTGGTTTTTATTTTAGGGTAAAGAATTAGTTAGTTGATCGAGCAATAGTCTATTGATTAAGGAATTAAAAACTCAATACTAGTAGTGATAGATTccttttttatttggttttaagtttcaaaagattctaaaaatcTCGATAAAAGTACAACATATATTGTAAAAACATTTTATCTGAATAAATTTATACTTAGGAAAAAATTGTTTCCTTTTTGCTATGAGAGACTTAAATTGCTTTTGCATAAAGGGAAGTGTATTTTGGAAGAAGATGAACATACTTCTCCATTTCAAGTGAGTTAGTTCATTACTGGCGTGGAAAGCATCCATTCAACGTGCACCGCAATTTCTTATCTCTGATAGCTAATATCTTACGGCTTTATTGAACCGGTCACGGGTTATCAACGGTTTACTTATACCAATGGTTCCACACCAAAAGAAACCGGACATTTGATTAAGAGAATAGTTGATCAACGAGTCTGATGCAAATCAGCCGGTCCAACTCGggattaaatttttcaaaaatcattttattatcaAGTGGTAGGTATATGTGAAGATGTGTACAAATACTTTGACTAAGAGTTTTCCTTGATCTCACAGTACATTTCTTCACCGGAAAAGAAGAAGTGTTTCTTGACTCGTTGAACCATGGTTAGAGGATTCGCTAGGTTCTTGAAGGGAGCAAACTGGCAAAGAAGTCACGGTTTTCATCGGGACGAGACCGATGTTGAGGTCAGGCAACCAGTTATGTCCGGCAGTAGCATTATCCTTAGAGAATTTGGTACTTGAAACGGGTAATAGTGTCATATTACATGATTCCGATACCGAAGAAGATTGATCACTAATAATATCGGTTTCATGTTTCTTATACGAGGCATTGATGTATCTTCTAGAAGTGTAGTTTGTGTGATGGTAGAGACGATGATTGGTTGGATCGATTCCCATTTTCATGAGTTTCTTCTCTAAGTAAGTTTCCCAATGGATCCTTACTTCGTTGTCGGTTCGTCCAGGCAATCTTCCCGCGATCAATGACCATCTGAAAGCGTACCATCAAAATCTTATTATTACAAACATTCACATtattttttgcaaaaaaaaaaacaaacattcacattacggtatatttttataataacgCTCGAAATTGaattaaagaagaagaatgaaaacCTATTGCCAAGAAGTGCATGAAGCTTGAGGATGAGATCGTCCTCGTCTTTTGAGAAGTTGCTTTGTTTAAGTTCTGGCTTTGCGTACTTTCTCCCTCTATACCTCTTGGCACGGTGCAGCATTCCTAAAACATGATTAGGGATTAAATTTCACAAAGTAAAACGACATTTGTTGCAAACTCACCCGTGCAAATGTACATATATGTAATCTATGACTTCTATACCGATCTTTAATTATGAAGAATTTGGTCATATGAAAGCAAATACAACAATATTGAACAAGAAACGTTACCGGAAGGCCGAGATAGAGCGCCGTGGCTAATTTTGTTCATGTCTTCTTCAAAGGAGAGACTGGTAGGTTTCTATTGTTAGTTGATTGATTGTGAGGTTGTTTACGAGAAGCAATTGATATATAGGGGATGATAGCTACATGGATAGAAGTTTGACTTGGACCGGTGGGTTGAGAGAAGCGTGCATGGTCAAATCAATAATAGttggacgaggaagaagaagcagaacACATTTACCACACTTATTCAATTCTAATAGACATAACCACCACGGTGATGCTTCCACTGACCCGTGGAATCATAAATGTGGAAAGAGCTTGCATTTAATATGCCTTACCTACATCATTCCAATccaaacctctctctaatccatATTTTTAACAGGTACATACTTTCTGGCAAACTATATATGGTTTTGATAGTGTAGAAAAAAGATCTTTACCCAGACAGATAACTTTGTGAAATAGGaactaggggtgggcgttcggctatccgttcgggttcgggtcgggtatttcagattttcggATATTTCAgttatagaggtgtagaacccgttcgggtatttctgtacttcgggtcgggttcggatatttttagttcgggttcggttatttcggatcgagttcggatatttagattttgaaaaaacaaaattaaattttcatttctcaaatttcttgtatttaaaaatataactttcacttaactaatttttttatttttaatagattgaatggttaatagatttcgacataacattttgaaactaaaaagacattaatttggttattgtttttaaatttttgatgtaagtttttgttaattcttgaaataaaaagcttgaaatgcattttaagtgagtagcaaatcattttttccgtaattgtatgtatatcatatgaacttaaaatatgtgtagtatcaatataaatattctatataaatgagagatgtaaactagaaatataaagtTAATTATACGTATGTTCAgttattttcggatatccattcgggtttggatattacccgttcgggttcggatatccaatctctcctaatttaatacccgttcggatattctgctacttcggttcggatttcggttcgaatttttcggatcggattcggattccgcttcggatatcgggtaaagtgcccacccctactagGAACTTTACaccaatataaatttattcaaTCAGTTATccgttttgaaaaaaaaaaatattaataacaataaatattaatacaaaatatctgttaaaattatgaattgataaaaaaattatacccagtgaataaaaatttattatataacaaaaaataattgtgAACTGGCAAAATAAATACAATTGGTAGAAATATATCCGGAATTACAAAATCAGTTCATTAGTCTCGTACATATTTTGTCCAATTATTTCAGCaacaaataggaaaaaaaaagatatttcagcaaataaaataatgaatataaGAAGATATTTTGTAAGTGGCTCAAAATTAATTGGGTATATAGATATCTGACTAATATCCGGAAGTTGAAGAGAAATACCAAATTATTGAGAGAGACGCGATAAATTGAAAGAAAGGGGCAAACTACAAAGTGTGGGTGCAGGAAACAGATAAGATCGAAGAAACATGAGCATTCAGTTGAATTGACTGGTGGTTAGAGTACGAGGGATTTTGTTTAATCATTcacctcttcttctcctctctcaCTTACCAGCTACCACCTACCCAATATCAACCGTATTAAATGTATTATAGGACCCGTCAAAGCCCATCGTTATTAGCCCAGTTACATAGTAAATTAATTAGTAATTAGATTCTTGTTTTACTTTTTGTGTGTTCTCAGCTCTGTAATAAACCGGAAATTGTAAAAACTGTAACATAACCGGTCTAAAACAGATAAAGAGCAGTAGCATCATGTAAACATCATCGGGGGAACCAAGTTCAGGTGTTCTTAGAAACTGATCAAATACAAcaaaaggaagaagacaagcTTTTTTGTATTAAACGGATAACTCAGTCTGAGAGACGAGAATGCCATCAGTATCAGCATAAACCCATTCACCATCACAAATCCGAGTCCCTGCAACAATTCTTTAAGAACCACCTCCCCTTTGTCTAGCTCACCAGCAAATTTCCTCAAGAAAAGCTCCCAACATTCTCTATCAACTTTCCCGCTCTTAACAGCCATCGACACAATCTTAACCCCATCCTCTTCTTTCCCTGACTCCTGCAACCCCTCGAACAATATCAAGAACCTCGTTTTATTCGGAAAACAACCATTCTCCAGCATCTCTTTAAGACACCTTCCTTAACATTCCCCATCTTGCACAGGCCTTCGATCAGAACGTTATACGTGAAAGCATTCGGCTTACACTTCCTCTCAACCATGTCGTCCCATAACCGACCCGCCTCCGTCAGCTCTCCCTTCTCGCACATCCCAGAGATCAACGTGTTGTACGTCAAGAGACTAGGGATCGAGCCTTTCTCAAACTCGTCCAACAACTTCCTCGCTTCTGTAACTCTCCCGTCTCTGCAAAGCCAGTGGATGAGAGTGCTGAGAAGAGCGTTATCAGGCATGCAGTTGTTCTTCAACATCTTTCTCCACAGACTACAAGTCATCTACCTTGCGGTCTTCACATAACGCGTCGATAACTTTTAActgaaagttttttaaaaaaaaagaaacttttaaCTGAAAGTTTTTAcgtaaaaaaactttataatgaGATTTGATTGTTAAGGTTTGATGTTGCTtgtctctttaaaaaaaatcattttagatACCAGACTAAGGGTTTAGTTATATTTTGTTCTCGGAGAcaattacatttttaattaatatctcctatatattatttgagaagcattataatttctttttgtagccacatgtcatcactagaatgatttttagaatcattagagaaatatgttggttcatctaattatataataagttttttattaaactaacaataaattcatcattaatgtactttattatttccttaaataaaatttacggaattgcctaatgtggctaaagtatatatgacaattaatgattttgaataataaagatttgataaaaaatagtgtatcttctatcatatttgtttaattttaagctataaaataaattaaacaaccacaataaccatataataaaaaattagatttttatgtatatgttatattttgaattttacaaacggctataaattactaaaactgttaaaagtctcacattcaaattttatgatccatcgtttaaaatttttgttatgacaaaatacaaatgattacaaaaattatataagtaaaaagtctaatttaattaattattaagattaaaatatatatcgttttaaattaaactataaaccatataaaatacaatattttagtttcaaaatttacttttaacaatttttttgataaaagttttgaacgatcattgacaacttattttttaaaaaaattataaattactaaaactattaatcccacaatgaaaattttgttatcagtaatttaaatttttttctataaaagatacaaatgatcaaaaaaaactatatgagtagaaatcatcatttaatagatattaatattaaaaatatactaaaatatattatctatgttagtatcatttaaatttaataacatatcctatcaaatataaaaaataatatttttgtattaataaaattgatttatatgtttgcaccaatttaattatatatttaatagttactgacttttaattatttaatatatatttattatttcataatatgtaaaaatatttaatacataaaataatatatatatatatatatatatatataatgttgattccgcgcaaggcgcggatcttaacctagttgtTATTATATCACCACCAAAATATAAGTTCCACacgaaaacaatatttttgagattttattGAAGATATCTCGAAGATGCAGTCATTTATATCTTTCTTTGTGGAGTAAAACCTCCCTTACTGCACATATCACATTCCACAATTCTAAGTGGTTTTCTGTAGAATTACATAACCGTATGTATCCCCATCCATCTTCCTGAAAAATCGTATCACTTGACCACCGCAAAAGGTCTCATCATCATATTGTCTTCGTGATCCAATATctacaaaatcaaaaatatataattagctTCCATAGAAAACGGATTAAGAAAActaaactattttaattttaatcaactAACTTACATGGCAATGGTAGACGTAGCCTGGCTCTTGAGTGGCGTCGAAGGAGTAAGACTCGTTGGAGTGAACGTAAGAGAACCTAACGAGGATCTTCGTTACATGTCCCGGCATCATCTTGAACACGTTTTTCCATCCCCGCTCGTGTGCCGTCACCGCCGTCTTATTCCCACGTGCGTACTTGCTGATCTGGCACTTCACGGCGTCGTTTTTCTCCGTCATACAGTCAGTGAACTTCTCAGTCTCCACTAACGCCGTTTGCTCCAACACTCTGAACAGTCCCAAGTGAATGTGTAACGGATGGTTATCTTCCGTCAAATTAATCACTTCCCACACCTCGCTCGTGCCGATTTTTGGAGTTTCCGTTACAGGAGCGTTATAAGGCAAGCCGTTGATGTACAGATGTGTCGGCTCGTCAGCGCTCGACACGTACTCGAACATAGCTATGTAACGCGTTCGGACCGATTTTGACACGTCAGCGTGCGGGTATTGGACCAGCTTTGTCGGAATGGATGACGTGTCAGTTTCTGATTTGTGCTTGATTATGAACTTCATGACTTTGCTGTTCTCGTCTGTCACGGGGTCTCCCGATGGGTAAGGATAAGGTGCGTTGTTGGCTAGTATCGCCGTCTTCGACGTTGACTTGGAAAAGTCAACGGCGACGTCAACGATTTCAGACGGAGCGAGGAGAACCGATTTGGTCGAAACCGGTTTAGCTAGATAAGCCGAGTCCGAACCGATGACGATGAAATCGAGACCGTTGGAGAAGAAGAACCCGAAGAACCTAGCGTTACTAGCGTTTATGATTCTGAACCGGTACTTGCGGCGGCGGACGGTAAGTCTCGGCCAAGCTTTTCCGTTCACGACGATCGCGTCGCCGAAATACTCCGGCTGCCACTGCGGATGAATCGTCGGGTTGTTCCCGGTCGCGTTCATGTAAATCGAACCGTCTTTGCGGAAACTCCGGTCAAACACGATCAAAGGCCGGTCAAACTCGCGGCCAGTAGGTAACTTCAGAGGCGTTTCGACGGAGCTATGTCGGAGAATGTAAGCACCTAACAAACCGGCGAGAAGGTTGACTCTGGTCAAACCGGCAGCGTGGTCGTGGTACCACATGTTACCAGGCTGTTGCTTGTTGACGTAATGGTACGTCGGTTTAGTCCATTTGGTTCCGGTCTCTTTAAAACCGGCGGTGAACCAGGAATCAGCGTTACCGTCGCTGGAAGGTTCGTGGATTCCGCCGTGCAAGTGAACCACCGTGGGAATGCCGCCGCGTTTGGCGATGGCGGGGGAGATTGTTGGGTCCCAAGGGAGGATGTGAGATGAAGGGAGGTGATTTCGCCACGTCACGTAGGTGGAGACGCCATAAACGGCTTCGATTGTAGGTCCGGGGACTGTTGCCTTGTGCTTCGATACACCGTATGCGAACACTGGCGTGGCAGGCAAATCTCTGTGGAATTTCTGTTGtgtaaaaatattcaaaatacaaaTCATTTGACTGATTAgcaaactaattaaataatttaaagtatGAGAGCATAATTAGCTAAGCATAAGTGGGAGAATGGTAATCATTATTCAATGGTTGGTTAGTGGGTTACTAAGTTGCTAAAGCTCTAATCAAAATACTATgctaaaagaaaagaagaagaagaacaaagaatttattatttgatgttGGCCATAGTACAATTAATCAAGAACAAGTGTCAAGAGAGAACCTAGAATATTAAATCTGACTAGTCATAAAAGAAAGAGCATTGATTCGTCGGTACTAATAATTTCTTGGAGTATTAGATATTTTTCCAAGAGAACAAATAAGTGAGGACAAGAGTGAAACGAATCTATTCTACTTTATCAACGAAGAGCCGTATCCAACTAAAAAGTGATTAGCGTCACTAATCTCTATGATTTccatgtttttaattttgtcggttcaaattcaaaataactAGCCTTTTTCTTGCATGTAATACAGATGTTTATCACTGAATGGTGGATGTATATTCCATCTAAATAATTTGGCCATTATAGCCTCACGACATAAATGGAGATGATCTGGTTTCCCACGAAAGACTTGACagtaaatcaaatttaataacaaTACTAAAAATAGCGTCaggaaaaacaagaaaaaggaaagaaataaaaaagaaaatacccATTTCTTGAAGAACATGCCGATTTGAAGAGATTTGGGTTTGAGGACGCCATTGACGATGTGGAAGCCATGAAGAGTGGGAATATGAGGAAGCTTATCCACGAACATCTCTAGCTTCTCAATATTGAACAGTCGTTCCTCTGGCTTCGTACCTCCTGCGTCTCCGGCCACGAACCAAGTCATTGTTACGATGAGCAGCAACATCACTCTGGTCATCGTTTTCCGAGAAAGCACAAACCCCAtgtctttgtttttcttcaCTAGTTGTGTAAATATGTTGGAAGAAAAGTCTAAAAGTTGAGAAGAGAAGTTGAACAAGTCCTTTGGTATTTTGTGTATTTATACATTTGAAGGTGTGGTGTGTGATAGCTTTATTGCCCTTTGCTTTAAGACTCTTGAGTCTTCGAATTTGTTTTGTATATGTAAAGTCTAATGGGGTTTTTGGTATATATGTCATATATGTGTAACGAATATAACCACAATTAAAAACTTTCTCGgtttattttgtgtataatgattttagatttttttccttgttttcAAGACAGTTTGATTTTTTCAGATTCCtatgcaaaatttaaaatagatttttgtgGAAGAAGTTCAAAAGCTACAATGTGGTAAGTTTCAATTATACTAGTATCAGTAGTTAAAGATTATAGTCCCattgtaaaattttgaattttttttgctctaatttgattaatcttttttttggtaaaatgttaaattatttgattaaaattgtatataaatttagTACATGATTCTCATTCAAGTATATTAAGAAGACTCTGGATGACCGTTTgtattattcaaataaaaaaatgacaTTTGAATTATTCATATAAAGATGACCATTtgtattattcatttttatttaattaaattaattttggcTAAATATTAAATCATTTATCTTGAAGAATTTTGTCTGGGGATATTTTTCAAGAGAAATGGTGAAATAGAGTAAAGTTTCtttctgttacaaaaaaaaaagagagtaaagtTTCTTTCAACCGAGTCTCATGTGTGGACGGGTGGCTAAATCTACTACTAATAGTCAGGATATGCAGGTTAAGGTTCTTTCGATTAACTCCACTAAGTTTTTCAGATTCGAATAGGCAGAATGTTTTATAGTAACGATCTGCTTAAGCGGATATGTTAATGTGGTTAGTGTATATTATAACGGCCGGGTGCTAAGTGGTAGGAGCATAATTAACTCTGGTCTCTTAGTCCGGATTCTTATTCAtaatttgacttttttttaatacatttttcgGTTAATAGACGgtttttatatctcttatttaatagacgatttttagtttttctaagttaaaatctaaaaaaagttaataacCGTCTCTTAGATGAATCTAAGAACCCCAGTTAAGATACTGAAGTTAATTATGGTCTAAGTACCAAAATTTGTAATTTTGAGTACTAGAACAATAATCTATTAGTTCTTCAGGAGAACTGAAACACTATAATAATACTATTTGTATTCTTCTAAGAGTGTTGAATATTTGTGTGTTCTAAaagtatcaaaaaaaaaattctataactttaaatatagagttttttgctttccaaaaaataattttaaaacttcaaatttgaatcaCTCCTCAAAACTCtagatttgaaattttatctttgtatttgtattttgatctttataattaattacatattacatttatgattattaagtattttctcatttatcgttttaatctttaaaacttttgtatatcataaatatttaacttttatttttgtaaatacaaattttacatataaaattaaataagatttataatattttaaaactagaattagacaatgaaaatattacaaaaaaaaattaataaacattttttttaaagatacatgaaaaactaattattaaataaatttaaatattacaacaatactAATAGTATAGTAAATATGCTCTGGAACCTCCAAaatctttaatatatttttcaaaacaattttGTGTAACCAAAGATGAAGCATTAAAGAAATAATTCtatggaataatgtgatattttgcttgtagtttaatatttaattatctatttatatttataattttatattttagtgtaagattttattaattaatattactgtaatattttatgtatgtactagttatttataaaagttttatagatttatattaattatgataaatataaaaaccatagtgtaaaatacaaataattttgaaattaattttgaagttttgatttttgaaaagaACACGATGAAACTTCGAATATAGAATTTTGAAAACTCTAAAATACAGAGTTTTTTTAGATGCcctaaaatcaagttttttttttatttttcgttaatttttttatgagaaATTGGATCctaatacaacaaaaaaaacataaatacactGACTAACCAAAATTTCTCCCTCTCCTATCTTCTTTTattatctctctctactttctctaccaaaatctaattttcattttgttttgattatatgGCAAATAAgcccattttttattttgtcattCGAAGATTTCATTGATATTATGAAGTCTTGAGTTTCACAAAATCAGCAAAACTCAAGATTACTTTTGAGATAGAATATGCTACTTTATAAAACTTATGAATATTTCGAATACTTTTTGAATAATcggattattttatataaatttgagAATTAAATAATTGAACCAAATCCAATTTTGTAAGTATTTGAACATTTGTCGGTTCTCAATATAAATATAACCAACAAATATGTAAACCATAACTGAAATATAAGAagaacaagaattttttttttaatttggctATCTTAGACTTtagattatttaatatattttgctattttgttttttaatagaagaactgTTTAATTGAGATGAAGTGTATTCTAATGTATTTTCTAAAATGACATTTTCTAACTATATAGTAGAAAACAAAGAATtgttatttcttcctctatttataaaaaatagcaatttttattaaaataaatagaattgTGTTAGAATAGATTTGTTTCTAAATGCTATCATAGAATTGCATAGATATGTTAGAGATATTTTATAATAGGTAGAATAAAATTTGACTGTTGTTACTTGTGTATAACAAAAGAATGCCCCGAGGTCATGCTGTCATGCTGTCATGCTGTCATGCTAGTCTACTACATTCTACTTTGTATGTTGGCCCAATAGAAAAGGACCAATACCAAAAATATCCAAACCAAACCAGAATTCTATGCAGCCAAAATAAGTAAACCAAATGAATAAAAACCATACATACACAAATGCAGTTAAACATACTAAAATCTGCAAATACTAATCatttagtttttcttcttttggtaaaaatattaatcatttttttttattactaataaaaatttataaaccttGATATGAATCTGTactcaattgaaaattttcaaacTAGAACGAGAAATGAAATATAATCTGGCTATAGTTTGactaggggtgggcaaaaaaaccaaaccgaactgatccaaaccaaaccaaccgaagttaaaccgatccaaaccaaactgtGCTCTTTACATAACCCAATTGGTTCATGTTTTACTCAACCTgcatggtttggtttggtttgggttcaaaccgaaccaaactgaaccaaaccaataatccaatat
This Brassica napus cultivar Da-Ae chromosome C6, Da-Ae, whole genome shotgun sequence DNA region includes the following protein-coding sequences:
- the LOC106402499 gene encoding myb-related protein 308 is translated as MNKISHGALSRPSGMLHRAKRYRGRKYAKPELKQSNFSKDEDDLILKLHALLGNRWSLIAGRLPGRTDNEVRIHWETYLEKKLMKMGIDPTNHRLYHHTNYTSRRYINASYKKHETDIISDQSSSVSESCNMTLLPVSSTKFSKDNATAGHNWLPDLNIGLVPMKTVTSLPVCSLQEPSESSNHGSTSQETLLLFR
- the LOC106405848 gene encoding multicopper oxidase LPR2, with amino-acid sequence MGFVLSRKTMTRVMLLLIVTMTWFVAGDAGGTKPEERLFNIEKLEMFVDKLPHIPTLHGFHIVNGVLKPKSLQIGMFFKKWKFHRDLPATPVFAYGVSKHKATVPGPTIEAVYGVSTYVTWRNHLPSSHILPWDPTISPAIAKRGGIPTVVHLHGGIHEPSSDGNADSWFTAGFKETGTKWTKPTYHYVNKQQPGNMWYHDHAAGLTRVNLLAGLLGAYILRHSSVETPLKLPTGREFDRPLIVFDRSFRKDGSIYMNATGNNPTIHPQWQPEYFGDAIVVNGKAWPRLTVRRRKYRFRIINASNARFFGFFFSNGLDFIVIGSDSAYLAKPVSTKSVLLAPSEIVDVAVDFSKSTSKTAILANNAPYPYPSGDPVTDENSKVMKFIIKHKSETDTSSIPTKLVQYPHADVSKSVRTRYIAMFEYVSSADEPTHLYINGLPYNAPVTETPKIGTSEVWEVINLTEDNHPLHIHLGLFRVLEQTALVETEKFTDCMTEKNDAVKCQISKYARGNKTAVTAHERGWKNVFKMMPGHVTKILVRFSYVHSNESYSFDATQEPGYVYHCHILDHEDNMMMRPFAVVK